A genomic region of Klebsiella sp. RIT-PI-d contains the following coding sequences:
- a CDS encoding vWA domain-containing protein: MQLQAGQNIVITTSEVTLRLNYQTHSSFHSDIYPSAFLLDENGKVTQDADFIFFNNLQSSEGAVRMDFSPGRAGFYLRLQGVPARIQKIALTVAIDGDNTLGHLAQLSMTADNMAQFDVEVHHRQEKALIVAEVYRYKGQWKLKAIGQGFNGGLEPLALNYGVDVAAPAAAEPAAAKISLEKKLQDKAPRLVSLAKNATVSLEKHKLASLQARVAFVLDASGSMKGQFKKGHVQSVLDRIAVLSVQFDDDGSMDVWGFAQRHKKYPDVTLDNLNDYIAHIQSLSRASWLENLPGLGGLNNEPPVMNEIIDFYRGSKLPVFVVFITDGGISKTREIKEAIRRSAEEPIFWKFVGLGGSSYGILEDLDTFTQRKIDNSHFFAIDDFAKMKDDKLYDLLLEEFRAWYDNAKSLHIL; this comes from the coding sequence ATGCAACTTCAGGCAGGACAAAACATTGTCATTACTACTTCCGAAGTGACTCTCAGACTCAATTATCAGACACACTCTTCATTTCATAGCGACATTTATCCTTCCGCTTTCTTGCTGGATGAAAACGGCAAGGTGACGCAAGATGCTGACTTTATCTTCTTTAATAATCTTCAGTCATCAGAAGGGGCGGTTCGCATGGATTTCTCTCCTGGCCGTGCCGGATTTTATCTGCGTTTACAGGGCGTACCCGCCCGTATCCAAAAAATTGCCCTGACGGTAGCGATCGACGGTGATAATACCCTGGGGCATTTAGCTCAGTTATCAATGACCGCTGACAATATGGCGCAGTTCGATGTTGAGGTTCACCATCGTCAGGAAAAAGCGCTGATTGTGGCGGAAGTTTATCGCTATAAGGGACAGTGGAAACTGAAAGCGATCGGCCAGGGCTTTAATGGTGGGCTGGAACCGCTGGCCTTAAACTATGGCGTCGATGTCGCAGCGCCTGCTGCGGCTGAACCCGCTGCGGCCAAAATAAGCCTCGAGAAAAAATTGCAGGACAAAGCACCACGTCTGGTCAGCCTTGCAAAGAATGCGACTGTCAGTCTTGAGAAGCATAAGCTTGCATCACTACAGGCCAGGGTTGCATTTGTCCTGGATGCGTCAGGATCAATGAAAGGGCAGTTTAAAAAGGGCCACGTTCAGTCCGTTCTCGACAGAATTGCGGTTCTCTCCGTCCAGTTCGATGACGATGGTTCGATGGATGTCTGGGGTTTTGCACAGCGGCATAAAAAATATCCCGACGTCACGCTGGATAATCTTAATGATTATATCGCCCATATTCAGAGCCTTTCTCGTGCCTCATGGCTGGAAAATCTTCCCGGCCTCGGGGGACTGAATAATGAACCGCCGGTAATGAATGAAATTATCGATTTTTATCGTGGAAGTAAGCTGCCTGTATTTGTGGTATTTATCACGGACGGTGGTATCAGCAAAACCCGGGAAATAAAAGAAGCCATCCGTCGCTCCGCTGAAGAACCCATCTTCTGGAAATTCGTCGGCCTTGGCGGCTCGAGTTATGGCATCCTGGAAGATCTGGACACCTTTACCCAACGCAAAATTGATAATAGCCATTTCTTCGCTATTGATGACTTTGCAAAAATGAAAGACGATAAGCTGTATGATTTATTGCTGGAAGAGTTTCGGGCCTGGTACGATAACGCTAAATCATTGCATATTCTTTAA
- a CDS encoding HAD family hydrolase: METTHANVLSVFDFDGTLTRHDSFIPFLRYAFGNRYFVRKIAKMTLPALRCMRRKLTRDELKEVLITTFLTDIDEKWVRAKAETFCQLYWDRLMRTSGLVAVASERVSGAEVTLCSASPELVLQPFADKLGIKLIGTQLEVKNGKLTGRISGHNCRCVQKINRLESVYGSLADYHLRAWGDTRGDYELLTAARDAHWRHFHPAWKRRKSPLEMLKANHQS, translated from the coding sequence ATGGAAACTACACACGCCAATGTTCTGTCGGTCTTTGATTTTGATGGAACCCTTACGCGTCACGATAGCTTCATTCCCTTTCTCCGCTATGCGTTCGGCAACCGTTATTTTGTGCGTAAGATTGCCAAAATGACCCTGCCCGCGCTTCGTTGTATGCGCCGCAAGCTGACCCGTGATGAGCTAAAAGAAGTGTTGATTACCACCTTTCTGACCGACATTGATGAAAAATGGGTGCGTGCGAAAGCAGAAACCTTTTGTCAGCTGTACTGGGATCGATTAATGCGGACCAGTGGATTGGTGGCGGTTGCATCCGAGCGTGTATCCGGTGCCGAAGTGACGTTATGCTCCGCCTCCCCCGAGCTGGTTCTTCAGCCTTTTGCTGACAAGCTTGGGATCAAGCTTATCGGCACTCAGCTCGAGGTTAAGAATGGCAAGTTGACCGGCAGGATCAGCGGCCACAACTGCCGGTGCGTCCAGAAAATTAACCGCCTGGAAAGCGTTTATGGGTCGCTAGCCGATTATCATTTGCGTGCCTGGGGCGATACCCGCGGCGACTACGAACTGCTTACCGCGGCGAGAGATGCGCACTGGCGTCATTTTCATCCGGCATGGAAACGGCGTAAGTCACCGCTTGAAATGCTTAAAGCCAACCATCAGAGCTAA
- a CDS encoding biofilm development regulator YmgB/AriR family protein, whose product MLEESEGYEHLPTMALTRYFRNSGDRLLEESAILGMAIRSIMASHGELSNKAIIQKLIAFLDATHDVETGNIIRKTLEIIVDHTMDDL is encoded by the coding sequence ATGCTTGAGGAATCAGAGGGATACGAACATTTGCCCACCATGGCGCTGACTCGGTATTTCCGCAATTCCGGTGACCGGCTGTTAGAAGAATCTGCGATACTGGGCATGGCAATCAGAAGTATTATGGCTTCTCATGGTGAGCTATCTAACAAAGCGATTATACAAAAACTGATCGCCTTTCTTGATGCTACTCATGATGTAGAAACGGGCAATATTATTCGCAAGACGCTGGAAATTATTGTCGATCACACCATGGACGATCTCTGA
- the ycgZ gene encoding regulatory protein YcgZ, which produces MQQNGYLPDSANAIARYFNKAVLPTQQETLGEIVREILMDGRNLNRKAICTKLLKRLETARGAEEESHYHTLIGLLFSR; this is translated from the coding sequence ATGCAGCAGAACGGTTACCTTCCGGATAGCGCTAATGCCATTGCCCGTTATTTCAATAAAGCGGTCCTGCCAACTCAGCAGGAGACACTGGGCGAAATCGTACGGGAAATTCTGATGGACGGGCGTAACCTCAACCGTAAAGCAATTTGTACAAAATTGCTTAAACGCCTTGAGACCGCCAGGGGTGCAGAAGAGGAAAGCCATTACCATACGCTGATTGGCCTGTTATTTAGCCGCTAA
- a CDS encoding diguanylate phosphodiesterase: MLTTIIYRSHFCDNVPYKALEEMVAAANDKNSHAGVTGILLFNGTHFFQLLEGPEESVSAIYRHICEDDRHYNVVELLRDYSPSRRFGKSGMEIFDLREHDRDEVLQVVLDKGTSKYQLIYDDRALQFFRTFVEAREKENYFEIPADDSWDFVSDGNTLLPQGAKIESVANCSFAFQPTIDPLAQEIVSLEALIRTPDGDSAQAYFASLSGDDIYHADLQSKKVAFAMAAALNLGEQTLTVNLQPMTLVNVPDAVNFLLTEIELNGLVPEQIIVDFTEKEIISRIDEFTDGVRQLKAAGIRVAIDHFGSGFAGLSLLAQFQPDRIKINRDLIKDVHKSGPRQAIVQAIIKCCTSLEISITAVGVEKAEEWMWLESAGISLFQGYLFARPELGVVPAVSWPEKKTSF, translated from the coding sequence ATGCTCACCACTATCATTTACCGCAGTCACTTCTGCGATAACGTTCCTTATAAAGCGCTGGAGGAGATGGTTGCTGCGGCTAACGATAAGAACAGCCATGCAGGGGTCACCGGCATTTTACTGTTTAATGGCACCCACTTTTTCCAGCTACTGGAAGGGCCTGAAGAGAGTGTTTCCGCTATCTATCGTCACATCTGTGAGGATGATCGCCACTACAATGTCGTTGAGCTTTTACGTGACTACTCGCCATCGCGACGTTTCGGTAAGTCAGGGATGGAAATATTTGATTTGCGCGAGCATGACAGGGATGAAGTGCTACAAGTGGTTCTCGATAAGGGTACCTCGAAATACCAGCTGATCTATGATGACCGTGCACTTCAGTTTTTCCGCACCTTCGTTGAAGCGCGGGAAAAAGAGAACTATTTCGAAATTCCTGCGGATGATTCCTGGGACTTCGTCTCGGACGGTAATACCTTGCTGCCGCAAGGCGCGAAGATTGAATCCGTAGCGAATTGTAGCTTCGCATTCCAGCCGACCATCGACCCTCTGGCTCAGGAAATTGTTTCTCTTGAAGCACTGATCCGCACGCCAGACGGCGATTCGGCGCAGGCGTATTTTGCCTCTCTGAGCGGTGATGATATTTATCACGCCGACCTGCAGAGTAAGAAAGTGGCATTTGCGATGGCGGCCGCGCTAAATCTGGGAGAACAGACGCTGACCGTCAATTTACAACCCATGACGCTGGTCAATGTCCCTGATGCCGTTAACTTTCTTTTAACCGAAATTGAGCTTAATGGTCTGGTTCCCGAACAGATTATTGTCGATTTCACTGAAAAAGAGATTATTTCCCGCATTGATGAATTTACTGACGGCGTCAGGCAGTTAAAAGCAGCGGGTATTCGCGTTGCCATTGACCACTTTGGTTCAGGTTTTGCCGGGCTTTCTTTACTTGCCCAATTCCAGCCAGACCGGATTAAAATCAATCGCGACCTGATCAAGGATGTACACAAAAGTGGGCCGCGTCAGGCTATAGTTCAGGCCATTATCAAATGCTGTACATCGCTGGAGATTTCCATCACTGCCGTTGGCGTAGAGAAGGCAGAAGAGTGGATGTGGCTGGAGTCAGCCGGTATTTCCCTTTTCCAGGGCTACCTCTTTGCCAGACCTGAACTGGGCGTTGTTCCTGCTGTCTCCTGGCCGGAAAAGAAAACCAGTTTCTAA
- a CDS encoding MerR family transcriptional regulator: MAFYSIGDVAERCGINPVTLRAWQRRYGLLKPQRSIGGHRQFDEDDIQRIVEIKRWVDSGVPVGKVKALLEQDEVANHDSWTLLQEEMMSILRHVQPVSLRAKIVDIGRKHSAENLIDNVFVPVRQKLSLDQHTARTMCSLLDGMLIDYAVTCLSEARKKEGKEALLIGWGSDDHTRLWLEGWRLSQQGWHITVLAEPLDSPRPELFPGQQIFLWSGKALSRRQHEQLAHWQEQGFAITYHGI; the protein is encoded by the coding sequence ATGGCTTTTTACAGCATTGGTGATGTGGCTGAACGATGTGGGATTAACCCCGTTACATTACGTGCCTGGCAACGGCGTTACGGTCTACTTAAACCTCAGCGTAGCATAGGCGGACATCGTCAGTTTGATGAAGATGATATTCAGCGTATTGTCGAAATTAAACGCTGGGTGGACAGTGGTGTACCCGTAGGTAAGGTAAAAGCGTTACTGGAGCAGGACGAGGTTGCCAATCATGACAGCTGGACCCTGTTGCAGGAAGAGATGATGAGCATACTGCGTCATGTTCAGCCCGTTAGTCTTCGTGCAAAAATAGTGGATATTGGACGAAAACATTCGGCGGAAAACCTTATCGACAACGTTTTCGTTCCCGTTCGCCAGAAGCTGAGTCTCGATCAGCATACCGCGAGAACCATGTGTAGTCTTCTGGATGGGATGCTTATTGATTACGCCGTAACGTGTCTTTCTGAAGCACGTAAAAAAGAGGGCAAAGAGGCGTTACTTATCGGTTGGGGAAGTGACGACCACACCCGGCTTTGGCTGGAAGGATGGCGTCTGTCACAGCAGGGCTGGCATATTACCGTTTTAGCAGAACCGCTGGATTCTCCACGGCCGGAACTTTTTCCCGGACAGCAAATTTTTTTATGGTCAGGCAAAGCGTTGTCAAGACGACAACATGAGCAATTAGCTCACTGGCAGGAGCAGGGCTTTGCCATTACTTACCACGGTATTTAA
- a CDS encoding glycoside hydrolase family 10 protein, protein MVAHFRRTLLAKRLTILICGALFLAGCSSKTSQSVITPLPPVTKHPLADKSQQNSEPVRGIWLATVSRLDWPPVNSINASSAVGRNSQQQKALIDKLDQLKDLGINTVFFQVKPDGTALWPSKILPWSDMLTGKIGQDPGYDPLQFMLDEAHKRGMKVHAWFNPYRVSVNLKPGTEAELNRTLPLRPASVFVLHREWIRTSGDRYVLDPGIPEVRDWITSIVAEVVARYPVDGVQFDDYFYTESPGATLNDSATFRQYGQHFASKADWRRHNTEQLIEQVSRSIKQLKPEVEFGVSPAGVWRNKSFDPAGSDTRGAATYDESYADTRRWVQQGLLDYIAPQLYWPFSRSAARYDVLANWWADVVKSTNTRLYIGIALYKIGEPSRKEPDWTVGGGVPELKKQLDLNEANPQINGTILFRESYLNQPQTREAVSYLKRRWGN, encoded by the coding sequence ATGGTCGCCCATTTTCGTCGCACTCTTTTAGCTAAACGATTAACCATTCTGATTTGCGGTGCGCTTTTTCTGGCGGGCTGCTCGTCGAAAACCTCACAATCCGTTATTACACCGCTTCCTCCGGTGACTAAACATCCGCTGGCGGATAAGTCTCAGCAAAACTCTGAACCGGTGCGTGGTATCTGGCTGGCGACAGTCTCCCGTCTCGACTGGCCACCGGTTAACTCGATTAACGCCAGTAGCGCCGTCGGTCGCAACAGCCAGCAACAAAAAGCACTAATAGATAAGCTCGATCAGTTGAAAGACCTCGGAATTAACACCGTATTTTTTCAGGTAAAACCTGATGGCACCGCCCTGTGGCCGTCTAAAATTTTACCGTGGTCGGATATGCTGACCGGTAAGATAGGCCAGGATCCGGGTTACGATCCGCTCCAGTTTATGCTGGATGAAGCGCATAAACGCGGAATGAAAGTTCACGCCTGGTTTAACCCTTATCGGGTTTCCGTCAACCTGAAACCCGGCACCGAAGCGGAACTTAACCGAACGTTACCGCTGCGACCTGCGAGTGTTTTTGTGCTGCACAGGGAGTGGATCAGAACCTCGGGCGATCGCTATGTTCTCGATCCGGGGATACCGGAAGTCCGGGACTGGATAACCAGTATTGTGGCGGAAGTCGTTGCTCGTTATCCGGTGGATGGCGTTCAGTTCGACGATTATTTTTACACTGAGTCACCCGGCGCGACGCTTAACGATAGCGCGACTTTCCGCCAGTATGGCCAGCATTTTGCTTCGAAAGCCGACTGGCGGCGTCACAATACTGAGCAACTTATTGAGCAAGTTTCACGTTCAATTAAGCAACTGAAGCCGGAGGTTGAATTTGGCGTCAGCCCCGCAGGCGTCTGGCGCAATAAATCGTTTGATCCGGCCGGGTCCGATACGCGTGGCGCAGCGACGTATGATGAGTCCTATGCCGATACCCGACGCTGGGTTCAGCAGGGATTACTGGATTATATTGCACCGCAACTGTACTGGCCGTTTTCCCGCAGTGCCGCCCGCTATGATGTTCTCGCTAACTGGTGGGCGGATGTCGTTAAATCGACCAATACGCGGCTCTATATTGGAATTGCTCTATACAAGATAGGCGAGCCATCCAGGAAAGAACCCGACTGGACGGTAGGCGGTGGCGTCCCGGAATTAAAGAAACAGCTCGATCTGAATGAAGCTAACCCTCAAATTAACGGCACAATCTTATTTCGGGAAAGTTATTTAAACCAGCCCCAGACTCGGGAGGCCGTTTCGTATTTAAAACGCCGCTGGGGTAATTAA
- a CDS encoding VF530 family DNA-binding protein, producing MTKHHSTDPLHGITLEMQINALVAHYGWVKLGQLININCFKSDPSVKSSLKFLRRTPWARAEVEALYLDSLQDAQQAPADPWANSRSKVR from the coding sequence ATGACTAAGCACCACTCTACTGATCCTCTTCACGGCATTACGCTTGAAATGCAAATTAACGCGTTAGTTGCCCATTATGGCTGGGTGAAGCTTGGACAGCTTATCAACATCAACTGTTTCAAAAGCGATCCCAGCGTTAAGTCGAGTCTAAAATTTCTGCGCCGCACGCCCTGGGCCCGCGCTGAGGTTGAAGCGCTATATCTGGATTCGTTGCAGGATGCTCAGCAGGCACCTGCCGATCCGTGGGCAAATAGCCGCAGTAAAGTACGATAA
- a CDS encoding LysR substrate-binding domain-containing protein, which translates to MRKTEQTLTSSSAANGTLHNDPPLRAVRTFEAIARTGSVTLAAQELAISPSAVSHQLRVLENFLQIALTERHGRRLILSQQGRDYYRSIRAAFNVLRQATEHLVEQVQTRQVTISLIPLFGMGWFIPRLPAFVRDNPQTEINVVYANHRNYLSDASDMSIRFGNGQWAGYQSEQLISGRMVPVASRAFLRLHGHIDTPEQLQQMPLLHDEERATWQQWFLQQNVRRPARLSGPLFEDGLLTLAAVQAGLGCAMMREPLIAPYLESGELVKLFDLPIDDGRHYYLCVRQDSEMTEEGKQLHRWLRLHKNVDG; encoded by the coding sequence ATGAGAAAAACAGAACAAACGTTGACGTCATCATCAGCCGCCAACGGCACGCTGCACAACGACCCTCCACTGCGTGCAGTACGTACTTTTGAAGCTATTGCCCGCACGGGGAGCGTTACGCTTGCGGCCCAGGAACTGGCCATTTCGCCTTCGGCAGTGAGCCATCAGCTACGAGTGCTGGAAAATTTTTTGCAGATTGCTCTGACGGAGCGCCACGGACGGCGGCTGATTCTGAGCCAGCAGGGTCGGGACTATTACCGCTCCATTCGCGCCGCGTTTAACGTACTGCGTCAGGCGACGGAACATCTGGTTGAACAAGTGCAGACCCGGCAGGTGACAATCAGTCTGATCCCTCTTTTTGGTATGGGCTGGTTTATTCCTCGTCTGCCTGCCTTTGTGCGGGACAACCCGCAAACGGAAATCAACGTCGTATATGCTAACCACCGTAATTACCTCAGCGACGCCTCGGATATGTCCATCCGCTTCGGAAATGGTCAGTGGGCAGGCTATCAAAGTGAACAGCTTATTTCCGGCCGAATGGTTCCTGTTGCCAGCCGCGCGTTTTTGCGCCTGCATGGGCATATCGATACTCCTGAACAGCTACAGCAGATGCCGCTGCTGCATGACGAAGAACGCGCCACCTGGCAGCAATGGTTTTTGCAGCAGAACGTGCGTCGACCCGCGAGGCTAAGCGGCCCCCTGTTTGAAGACGGTTTGCTAACGCTTGCTGCCGTTCAGGCGGGACTGGGCTGCGCGATGATGCGCGAGCCGTTAATCGCGCCTTATCTCGAAAGCGGCGAGCTGGTGAAGCTATTTGATCTACCGATTGACGACGGGCGGCATTACTACCTCTGCGTGCGCCAGGACAGCGAGATGACTGAAGAAGGTAAACAGCTGCACCGCTGGTTACGGCTGCACAAAAACGTGGACGGCTGA